A section of the Castanea sativa cultivar Marrone di Chiusa Pesio chromosome 12, ASM4071231v1 genome encodes:
- the LOC142619695 gene encoding putative mediator of RNA polymerase II transcription subunit 19b isoform X3 → MDPEGKNFGRGPRELTGAVDLINHYKLLPHHDFFCKRSLPLSISDTHYLHHVVGDTDIRKGEGMQLDQLIQNTSYSRDTNTRIQPFDLDILKEAFQLRETAPVDLPLAEKGIPTIAGKSKSESKDKKHKKRKDKDKDKDKDKDKDKEHKRHKHRHKERSKDKDKDKDKEKKKDRSGHHDSSADHSKKHHEKKRKHDGDEDVNDIHRHKKT, encoded by the exons ATGGATCCTGAAGGCAAGAATTTTGGAAGAG GACCAAGGGAACTGACTGGTGCTGTAGATCTCATAAATCACTACAAGTTGTTGCCACACCATGATTTTTTCTGCAAGAGATCACTTCCTTTGTCAATTTCAGACACACATTATCTTCACCATGTTGTGGGAGACACAGATATCAGAAAAGGAGAAGGGATGCAATTGGATCAGCTTATTCAGAACACATCTTATTCCAGAGATACTAATACACGGATACAACCATTTGATCTCGATATTCTGAAAGAAGCCTTTCAATTAAGGGAAACTGCTCCCGTTGATTTGCCCCTT GCAGAGAAGGGGATCCCTACCATTGCAGGGAAATCAAAAAGTGAGTCCAAGGACAAGAAGCATAAAAAGCGTAAAGACAAAGATAAGGATAAGGATAAGGATAAGGATAAGGATAAAGAGCATAAGAGGCACAAGCACCGTCATAAAGAGCGAagtaaagataaagataaagataaggataaggagaagaagaaggatagaAGTGGGCATCATGATTCTAGTGCTGATCACTCAAAGAAACACCACGAAAAG AAAAGGAAGCATGATGGAGATGAAGACGTTAATGACATTCACCGGCACAAAAAAA CAtaa
- the LOC142619695 gene encoding putative mediator of RNA polymerase II transcription subunit 19b isoform X2, whose protein sequence is MDPEGKNFGRGPRELTGAVDLINHYKLLPHHDFFCKRSLPLSISDTHYLHHVVGDTDIRKGEGMQLDQLIQNTSYSRDTNTRIQPFDLDILKEAFQLRETAPVDLPLAEKGIPTIAGKSKSESKDKKHKKRKDKDKDKDKDKDKDKEHKRHKHRHKERSKDKDKDKDKEKKKDRSGHHDSSADHSKKHHEKKRKHDGDEDVNDIHRHKKKQLVN, encoded by the exons ATGGATCCTGAAGGCAAGAATTTTGGAAGAG GACCAAGGGAACTGACTGGTGCTGTAGATCTCATAAATCACTACAAGTTGTTGCCACACCATGATTTTTTCTGCAAGAGATCACTTCCTTTGTCAATTTCAGACACACATTATCTTCACCATGTTGTGGGAGACACAGATATCAGAAAAGGAGAAGGGATGCAATTGGATCAGCTTATTCAGAACACATCTTATTCCAGAGATACTAATACACGGATACAACCATTTGATCTCGATATTCTGAAAGAAGCCTTTCAATTAAGGGAAACTGCTCCCGTTGATTTGCCCCTT GCAGAGAAGGGGATCCCTACCATTGCAGGGAAATCAAAAAGTGAGTCCAAGGACAAGAAGCATAAAAAGCGTAAAGACAAAGATAAGGATAAGGATAAGGATAAGGATAAGGATAAAGAGCATAAGAGGCACAAGCACCGTCATAAAGAGCGAagtaaagataaagataaagataaggataaggagaagaagaaggatagaAGTGGGCATCATGATTCTAGTGCTGATCACTCAAAGAAACACCACGAAAAG AAAAGGAAGCATGATGGAGATGAAGACGTTAATGACATTCACCGGCACAAAAAAA aACAGCTTGTGAACTGA
- the LOC142619695 gene encoding mediator of RNA polymerase II transcription subunit 19a isoform X1, translated as MDPEGKNFGRGPRELTGAVDLINHYKLLPHHDFFCKRSLPLSISDTHYLHHVVGDTDIRKGEGMQLDQLIQNTSYSRDTNTRIQPFDLDILKEAFQLRETAPVDLPLAEKGIPTIAGKSKSESKDKKHKKRKDKDKDKDKDKDKDKEHKRHKHRHKERSKDKDKDKDKEKKKDRSGHHDSSADHSKKHHEKKRKHDGDEDVNDIHRHKKSKHKSSKIDEMGAIKVAG; from the exons ATGGATCCTGAAGGCAAGAATTTTGGAAGAG GACCAAGGGAACTGACTGGTGCTGTAGATCTCATAAATCACTACAAGTTGTTGCCACACCATGATTTTTTCTGCAAGAGATCACTTCCTTTGTCAATTTCAGACACACATTATCTTCACCATGTTGTGGGAGACACAGATATCAGAAAAGGAGAAGGGATGCAATTGGATCAGCTTATTCAGAACACATCTTATTCCAGAGATACTAATACACGGATACAACCATTTGATCTCGATATTCTGAAAGAAGCCTTTCAATTAAGGGAAACTGCTCCCGTTGATTTGCCCCTT GCAGAGAAGGGGATCCCTACCATTGCAGGGAAATCAAAAAGTGAGTCCAAGGACAAGAAGCATAAAAAGCGTAAAGACAAAGATAAGGATAAGGATAAGGATAAGGATAAGGATAAAGAGCATAAGAGGCACAAGCACCGTCATAAAGAGCGAagtaaagataaagataaagataaggataaggagaagaagaaggatagaAGTGGGCATCATGATTCTAGTGCTGATCACTCAAAGAAACACCACGAAAAG AAAAGGAAGCATGATGGAGATGAAGACGTTAATGACATTCACCGGCACAAAAAAAGTAAG CAtaaaagctcaaaaattgaTGAAATGGGTGCGATAAAGGTAGCTGGCTGA